A single Cygnus atratus isolate AKBS03 ecotype Queensland, Australia chromosome 11, CAtr_DNAZoo_HiC_assembly, whole genome shotgun sequence DNA region contains:
- the LOC118252049 gene encoding olfactory receptor 5V1-like, which translates to MANQTSASEFVLLGLTSNPRLQSLLFFVFSIIYFITLFGNMLIMVVISTDSHLHCPMYFFLFHLAFIDICYATTTVPKMLVNFLVKQKSIGYGACITQMSLILLSAGSEIFMLSAMAYDRYVAVCNPLHYQEAMNKLFCSQLVGSAWAMGFLHSIINTLPMLNVQFCNYTEIKHFSCELPPLLSAACCRTSLNKIVLLSSAVIFGSSSFLLTLTSYIYIISTVLKIQSAKGRQKAFSTCSSHLIIVVLLYTTALFQYTKSSSSSSLILDQLFSIQYSILTPMLNPIIYSLKNNDMKTALGRMLGKMKISQSL; encoded by the coding sequence ATGGCAAACCAAACAAGTGCAAGTGAGTTTGTTCTATTGGGACTTACAAGTAACCCACGTCTTCAAAGCCtcctcttctttgtcttttccattatttattttattactctttttGGAAATATGTTGATCATGGTTGTAATAAGTACTGATTCCCACCTTCACTGCCCTATgtacttcttcctttttcacttaGCCTTCATAGACATCTGTTATGCCACCACCACTGTTCCTAAGATGCTGGTGAATTTCCTAGTGAAGCAGAAAAGCATTGGATATGGCGCCTGTATTACACAGATGTCCCTTATCCTTCTTTCAGCTGGTAGTGAAATTTTCATGCTCTCAGCAATGGCATATGACCGATATGTTGCTGTCTGTAACCCACTGCACTACCAAGAGGCGATGAACAAACTTTTCTGTAGCCAGCTGGTGGGGAGTGCATGGGCAATGGGATTTTTACATTCCATTATAAACACACTGCCAATGTTAAATGTACAATTCTGCAACTACACAGAAATTAAGCATTTCAGCTGTGAGTTGccccctctcctctctgcagcatgCTGTAGAACCTCCCTcaataaaattgttcttttgtcttctgcggTGATCTTTGGGTCAAGCTCCTTCCTGCTCACCCTCACCTCCTATATCTATATCATCTCTACTGTCCTGAAGATACAGTCTGcaaagggaaggcagaaagcaTTCTCCACTTGCAGCTCCCACCTCATCATAGTGGTTTTGCTATACACAACTGCTCTGTTTCAGTACACAAAATCCAGCTCGAGTTCTTCACTCATTCTAGATCAACTGTTTTCCATCCAGTACAGCATTTTAACTCCCATGTTAAATCCCATAATCTACAGcctgaaaaataatgatatgAAAACAGCTTTGGGCAGGATGctagggaaaatgaaaatttcacaaTCACTGTAA